In Cryptomeria japonica chromosome 10, Sugi_1.0, whole genome shotgun sequence, a genomic segment contains:
- the LOC131039156 gene encoding cytochrome P450 750A1-like, translating to MDLNMSVSAIGLAIFLFTVLLSFLLGWARKNNERLCLPGPFALPIIGNLHQLGALPHRGLQRLAEKHGPIMLVKMGSVPVVVASSSQAAKQFLKTHDLNFASRPSTVAGKYLFYNRKDIVFAPYGAYWRNIRKICMMELLSAQRIDSFKGVREEEALAMVRSIWEKSEQGRKGVDVSHSVACYTSDLMWRILTGRTNADRLSGGTTFEELVWEGNELMGAVNIGDFIPCLELLDLQGLRRRTKNVHQRLDAVFDKIIDEHVERKGRRGEEGEEEEEERQNDLVDVLVDMEITVEEKKAILMDMFLAAIESSASTVEWAMSELLRNPHVMKKLQGEIDFIVKKDEKITSFHIVRMEYLHCVVKETSRLYPIGPLLIPHESTEDCLVEGPHHDYFIPTKTRLIINAWAIGRDPKVWENPFEFRPERFMDKNFDIIRDPELSMIPFGAGRRSCPGASMAIANMEIALGYLVHYLNWKCEGELDMKESFGITIPKKVHLFAIPTLRLKVNEPSCSQI from the exons ATGGATCTCAATATGAGTGTTTCTGCAATAGGACTTGCAATCTTTTTGTTTACTGTCTTGCTGTCGTTTCTATTAGGATGGGCGAGAAAAAACAATGAGAGATTATGTTTGCCAGGACCATTTGCGCTGCCCATCATAGGAAACCTCCATCAGTTGGGAGCTCTTCCTCACCGCGGTCTGCAGAGGCTGGCTGAGAAACATGGGCCAATCATGTTGGTGAAGATGGGTTCTGTTCCCGTTGTGGTTGCGTCTTCTTCTCAGGCGGCCAAGCAGTTTCTGAAAACCCATGACTTGAATTTTGCCAGCAGGCCGTCTACTGTAGCTGGAAAATACCTGTTTTACAATCGCAAGGACATCGTGTTTGCACCCTACGGTGCTTATTGGCGAAATATAAGAAAGATTTGCATGATGGAGCTCCTGAGTGCCCAGAGAATCGATTCCTTCAAAGGTGTGCGGGAGGAAGAGGCGTTGGCGATGGTCCGATCGATCTGGGAGAAGAGTGAGCAAGGCAGAAAGGGCGTAGATGTGAGCCACAGCGTTGCCTGCTATACCTCCGACTTGATGTGGCGAATATTGACGGGGAGGACAAATGCCGACCGCCTCTCTGGCGGTACAACGTTTGAGGAACTGGTTTGGGAAGGTAATGAGTTGATGGGTGCTGTCAACATTGGCGATTTCATTCCTTGTTTGGAGCTGCTGGACTTGCAGGGGCTGAGGCGACGCACGAAAAATGTCCACCAGCGGTTGGACGCCGTCTTTGACAAAATAATAGATGAACATGTGGAGCGCAAAGGGAGGCGCGgcgaggagggggaggaggaggaggaggagcggcAGAATGACCTGGTTGACGTGCTTGTGGACATGGAAATCACAGTAGAAGAAAAGAAGGCTATCCTTATg GATATGTTTCTCGCGGCAATTGAGTCATCGGCATCTACAGTGGAATGGGCAATGAGTGAGTTATTGAGAAATCCACATGTGATGAAGAAATTGCAAGGAGAAATTGATTTTATAGttaaaaaagatgagaaaataACATCTTTTCATATTGTAAGAATGGAATACTTACATTGTGTGGTGAAAGAGACATCGAGATTGTATCCAATAGGCCCTTTGCTCATCCCTCATGAATCTACAGAAGATTGTCTTGTAGAAGGACCTCATCACGACTACTTCATACCAACAAAAACAAGGCTTATTATTAATGCTTGGGCAATAGGAAGAGATCCAAAAGTATGGGAAAATCCCTTTGAATTTAGGCCTGAGAGATTTATGGATAAAAATTTTGATATAATAAGAGATCCAGAATTAAGCATGATTCCTTTTGGAGCAGGAAGGAGAAGTTGTCCTGGTGCTTCCATGGCCATTGCCAATATGGAGATTGCATTAGGATACCTTGTTCACTACTTAAATTGGAAATGTGAAGGAGAGTTAGACATGAAAGAATCTTTTGGAATCACCATTCCAAAAAAAGTGCATCTCTTTGCTATTCCAACTTTGAGGTTAAAGGTGAATGAACCATCTTGCTCTCAAATTTAA